In Anaerolineae bacterium, a single window of DNA contains:
- a CDS encoding ABC transporter ATP-binding protein, translated as MAQITLENVTKTFGAVTAVDRVSLTIAEGELVALLGPSGCGKTTTLRLIAGLEIPDSGRIFIGDREVTRLPPRERDVAMVFQDYALYPHMNLMDNIGYPLKVRGVPREELRQRVQEVARRLQIGDLLDRRPSQISGGQQQRASVARAVVHEAQAFLFDEPLSNLDAKLRLEARAFLKHLQHTEGVTAAYVTHDQAEAMALADRIVVMNRGKIMQIGTPLDVYRNPQNTFVAAFIGNPPMNLLPCHLDIAQGVLVVDSNQAPLDLGLLRERIRVALKDGDSLTLGVRPENITLGAEPGPAAIPGKIYVTQPLGGETLVNVEVGDQLVSVRIFTEELPPLPEQVWLTLDLARTFLYGPDGERIV; from the coding sequence ATGGCTCAGATCACGCTTGAGAACGTAACCAAGACCTTTGGCGCGGTGACAGCGGTTGACCGTGTCAGCCTGACCATCGCAGAGGGCGAGCTGGTCGCGCTGCTGGGACCGTCCGGCTGTGGTAAGACAACCACCCTGCGCCTGATCGCCGGGCTGGAAATCCCCGACAGCGGGCGCATTTTCATCGGCGATCGGGAAGTTACCCGCCTGCCGCCACGGGAACGTGACGTGGCGATGGTCTTTCAGGACTATGCGCTCTATCCTCACATGAATCTGATGGACAACATCGGCTATCCGCTGAAGGTGCGCGGTGTGCCCCGGGAGGAACTGCGCCAGCGCGTTCAGGAGGTGGCCAGGCGATTGCAGATCGGTGATTTGCTTGACCGTCGGCCCAGCCAGATCTCCGGCGGGCAGCAGCAACGCGCCTCGGTGGCGCGGGCGGTTGTGCATGAGGCGCAGGCGTTCCTGTTCGATGAGCCGCTGAGCAACCTGGATGCCAAGTTGCGGCTGGAGGCGCGCGCCTTCCTCAAGCATTTGCAGCATACAGAAGGCGTCACCGCGGCCTATGTGACCCATGATCAGGCGGAAGCCATGGCCCTGGCCGATCGGATCGTGGTGATGAACCGTGGCAAGATCATGCAGATCGGTACCCCGCTGGACGTCTACCGCAATCCGCAGAACACGTTTGTGGCGGCGTTCATCGGTAACCCACCGATGAATCTGCTGCCCTGCCACCTGGATATAGCGCAGGGTGTGCTGGTGGTGGACTCCAATCAGGCCCCGCTGGACCTGGGGCTGCTGCGGGAACGTATCCGCGTGGCGCTGAAGGATGGCGATAGCCTGACGCTGGGCGTGCGCCCGGAAAATATCACGCTCGGTGCAGAGCCGGGGCCGGCGGCTATTCCGGGGAAGATCTATGTCACTCAGCCGCTGGGCGGTGAGACGCTGGTCAACGTCGAGGTGGGCGATCAGCTGGTTTCCGTGCGTATTTTCACCGAGGAATTGCCGCCGCTGCCAGAGCAGGTTTGGCTGACGCTTGACCTGGCGCGTACGTTCCTCTACGGGCCGGATGGCGAGCGAATCGTATGA
- a CDS encoding extracellular solute-binding protein: MLTRKFSSLLLVLALILMAAAPVLAQGEEIRLTMTCRCVAGGVNNNLVVWLNTYVFPTFQEKMAAEGKNVVVELVEFGGGDEQLKEQYALDLGVGAGHDVFAFDGFWVPEFVEAGLLKPLDEIAGEAVTSWEGWAHITPGIQSILGYQGKLYGIASGTDVRQIFYRTDVFEQAGIEMPWQPTSWAELLDTARALKEAGVEIPLQVNAGTAMGEATTMQGWFMVLLGAGEHMYDFEDGKWIVSSPAILNALNFYKTVYLDEGLGDARMQLVADGRDRSFQAFAEGRVGMLVEGDWFWRSAILNFLDVPTRNQVVGWAKMPAMEPGKGYRGQDFVTISGGTGWVLNPNTEHPVEAWELLAHMSSLDAQRAWELIQPRINFRDDVPVGGDPVMSAMAEALLPLTTVRPMLPAYPQISYQAQLMTERVVSGEMTPEEAMAAYAEAVTELVGEENVKSIPLQ, translated from the coding sequence ATGCTCACAAGGAAGTTTAGTAGTCTGCTGCTTGTTCTCGCCCTGATTCTGATGGCAGCAGCGCCTGTACTGGCGCAGGGCGAAGAGATACGCCTGACCATGACCTGCCGGTGTGTGGCGGGTGGCGTGAACAACAACTTGGTGGTGTGGCTGAATACCTACGTGTTCCCCACCTTCCAGGAAAAGATGGCCGCCGAAGGCAAGAATGTGGTCGTTGAGCTGGTGGAGTTTGGCGGCGGCGACGAACAACTCAAAGAGCAATATGCGCTTGACCTGGGCGTCGGCGCCGGCCATGACGTTTTTGCTTTTGACGGCTTCTGGGTGCCGGAATTTGTGGAAGCCGGGCTACTGAAGCCACTTGATGAGATCGCCGGCGAGGCGGTCACCAGCTGGGAAGGCTGGGCGCATATCACGCCGGGCATCCAGAGCATTCTGGGTTACCAGGGCAAGCTGTATGGCATCGCCAGCGGCACCGATGTGCGCCAGATCTTCTATCGTACAGACGTCTTTGAGCAAGCCGGTATCGAGATGCCCTGGCAGCCGACCAGCTGGGCGGAACTGCTGGACACCGCGCGCGCCCTGAAGGAAGCCGGCGTTGAAATCCCGCTGCAGGTGAACGCGGGCACGGCGATGGGCGAAGCCACCACCATGCAGGGCTGGTTCATGGTCCTGCTGGGCGCTGGCGAGCATATGTATGACTTCGAGGACGGCAAGTGGATCGTCAGCAGCCCGGCTATTCTGAACGCGCTGAACTTCTACAAGACCGTCTACCTGGATGAGGGCCTGGGTGACGCCCGGATGCAGCTGGTGGCTGACGGTCGTGACCGTTCGTTCCAGGCGTTTGCTGAGGGTCGTGTCGGCATGTTGGTGGAAGGCGACTGGTTCTGGCGTTCGGCCATCCTGAACTTCCTGGATGTCCCAACCCGCAATCAGGTGGTTGGCTGGGCGAAGATGCCCGCCATGGAACCGGGCAAGGGGTATCGTGGGCAGGACTTTGTCACGATCTCCGGCGGTACGGGCTGGGTGCTGAATCCCAATACCGAGCATCCGGTGGAGGCCTGGGAATTGCTGGCCCACATGTCCAGCCTGGACGCCCAGCGCGCCTGGGAGCTGATCCAGCCGCGCATCAACTTCCGCGATGACGTACCGGTTGGCGGTGACCCGGTCATGTCGGCTATGGCCGAGGCGCTGCTGCCGCTGACCACCGTTCGTCCGATGCTGCCTGCCTACCCGCAGATTTCGTACCAGGCGCAGCTGATGACCGAGCGTGTCGTCTCCGGCGAGATGACACCGGAAGAAGCGATGGCGGCCTATGCGGAAGCCGTCACGGAACTGGTGGGCGAGGAGAACGTCAAGAGCATCCCGCTCCAGTAA
- a CDS encoding carbohydrate ABC transporter permease, which produces MNRYESPLARLGLVLFTLVAASFFALPLLWLATAPFDARVNLTVHIPAELTLDNFRAVFQNSFAVRALLVNNLIIAGGAMVMVATVATLASYGLSRTRIPGRDILVYVLILFSSVVGGTAAMVPLFLLAYHLGLVDTHIGVILVMTGGLLPSAIFIMRDFVDTIPRSYEEAALVFGASPLHIFRDIAFPLVRPGVAVVAIWAFVNAWGAFLIPVVLLRSPQNMPASVALYSFYSEAGTPVHTLVAAYAFLYTIPVLVLYLIVNWRFGFRFFGGIKR; this is translated from the coding sequence ATGAACCGTTACGAATCTCCTCTAGCCCGACTGGGCCTGGTACTGTTCACCCTTGTAGCAGCCTCGTTCTTTGCTCTACCGCTGTTGTGGCTGGCGACCGCGCCGTTTGACGCGCGGGTCAACCTGACGGTGCATATCCCGGCTGAGTTGACGCTCGACAACTTCCGGGCTGTCTTCCAGAACTCGTTTGCTGTGCGTGCCCTGCTGGTCAACAACCTGATCATCGCGGGCGGGGCAATGGTGATGGTAGCCACAGTGGCGACTTTGGCCTCTTATGGCCTCTCGCGTACACGCATTCCGGGACGTGACATCCTGGTCTACGTTCTGATCCTGTTTTCGTCGGTGGTAGGGGGGACCGCGGCGATGGTGCCGCTGTTCCTGCTGGCTTACCATCTGGGGCTGGTCGATACGCACATCGGGGTGATCCTGGTGATGACCGGTGGCCTGCTGCCCTCGGCGATCTTCATCATGCGCGACTTCGTGGACACGATCCCGCGCTCGTATGAGGAGGCAGCACTGGTCTTTGGTGCGTCGCCATTGCACATCTTCCGCGATATCGCTTTCCCGCTGGTGCGGCCCGGTGTGGCGGTGGTCGCGATCTGGGCGTTTGTGAACGCCTGGGGCGCTTTCTTGATCCCGGTGGTATTGCTGCGCAGCCCGCAGAACATGCCCGCTTCGGTGGCGCTCTATTCGTTTTACAGCGAGGCCGGGACGCCGGTGCATACACTGGTGGCCGCTTATGCGTTTCTGTACACCATCCCGGTTCTGGTGTTGTATCTGATTGTCAACTGGCGCTTTGGCTTCCGCTTCTTTGGCGGCATCAAACGATAA
- a CDS encoding sugar ABC transporter permease gives MTPALFFVVIFLLFPFVWIFYLSFTNQTLTGASALSPSFVGLENYARLFDFDRWARAGEFGSALWITIQFVLGSALLGQAVVGLTIAWAFYRRKGLLRELVFTLAVLAWIIPDVVVAFAWSAFLDYEQGTLNAILGVLGLGRPDWLFRYPLVSIILFNTWRGSAFSILLFSSALETIPPSYVETADVVGASAWQKFRDILFPLLRGHILTDLILITLWTFNVFTPYLLTGGGPTFKTEVVSIYIYRTAFKFFEFGKGGAIAVVVMLINLTLAMGYLAMLRRQKASA, from the coding sequence CTGACGCCAGCCCTGTTCTTTGTAGTCATCTTTTTGCTTTTCCCCTTTGTGTGGATCTTCTACCTGAGCTTTACCAACCAGACTCTGACGGGCGCTTCAGCGCTCAGCCCGTCCTTTGTGGGCCTGGAAAACTATGCGCGGTTGTTCGACTTCGACCGCTGGGCGCGGGCGGGGGAGTTCGGGAGCGCGCTGTGGATCACCATCCAGTTTGTGCTGGGTTCAGCGCTGCTGGGGCAGGCGGTGGTGGGGCTGACGATCGCCTGGGCCTTCTACCGGCGTAAGGGGTTGCTACGAGAGCTGGTCTTCACACTGGCGGTGCTGGCGTGGATCATCCCGGATGTGGTGGTGGCGTTTGCCTGGAGCGCCTTTCTGGATTATGAGCAGGGCACGCTGAACGCGATTCTGGGGGTGCTCGGCCTGGGCCGTCCCGACTGGCTGTTCCGCTATCCGCTGGTTTCGATCATCTTGTTCAATACATGGCGTGGCTCAGCGTTTTCAATTCTGCTATTCTCATCGGCGCTGGAGACCATTCCACCATCGTATGTCGAAACCGCTGATGTCGTGGGCGCGTCAGCGTGGCAGAAGTTCCGCGATATTCTCTTCCCACTATTGCGTGGCCATATTTTGACGGACCTGATCCTGATCACGTTGTGGACCTTCAACGTCTTCACGCCCTACCTGCTGACTGGCGGCGGACCGACGTTCAAGACGGAAGTCGTGTCCATTTATATCTACCGTACCGCGTTCAAGTTCTTTGAGTTTGGCAAAGGTGGCGCGATAGCCGTGGTTGTGATGCTGATCAACCTGACTCTGGCGATGGGCTATCTGGCCATGCTGCGCCGGCAAAAGGCAAGCGCATGA
- a CDS encoding PHP domain-containing protein — protein MSANVVVEKVLEGYFAPEQAGGYHHVPFEMPEGVCRLEVAYSYDHAIDSDPHLVGGNTVDIGLFDSRGVAYPGQGFRGWTGSARSELFITPAEATPGYLPGPLWPGIWHILLGFYKSAPQGCHYRVTLRFYFGMADEAQPVSPPLLTLDTAGTRLRQRLDGWYRGELHCHTLHSDGDSPPEALIAQAQGLGLDFLAITDHNAISHLVALAKLGPQDITIIPGCEVTTYKGHWNVWGVDEWIDFRTLTPELMRASIQRANDLGFLTSCNHPRPYGPPWEFTEVLNQHCIEVWNGPWEIFNHTALELWDAQLRAGRRMVAVGGSDAHNLQSNAVARIGTPTTWIYTPEVPTARALLEGLRAGHAFLSGSPAGPQLYLRAGRTLMGDTMGRPDSALLAVQVRVVGGNGLMLELCTADGCVVRQAVTADDQAFALEVPVAGTPYVRAQLVEPEKQPLTVHALTNPIYLE, from the coding sequence ATGAGCGCCAACGTTGTTGTGGAAAAGGTGCTGGAGGGGTATTTCGCGCCTGAGCAGGCGGGCGGTTACCATCATGTGCCCTTTGAGATGCCAGAAGGTGTCTGCCGGCTGGAGGTAGCCTATAGCTACGACCATGCGATCGATTCGGATCCGCATCTTGTTGGCGGCAACACGGTCGATATCGGTCTATTCGATTCCAGAGGCGTCGCCTATCCGGGGCAGGGGTTTCGTGGATGGACAGGCAGCGCACGTAGCGAACTGTTCATTACGCCAGCGGAAGCCACGCCCGGCTATCTACCCGGCCCGCTGTGGCCGGGCATCTGGCACATCTTGCTGGGCTTCTACAAGAGCGCGCCGCAGGGTTGCCATTACCGGGTGACGCTGCGCTTTTACTTTGGTATGGCAGACGAAGCTCAGCCGGTATCTCCCCCACTGTTGACGCTGGACACAGCCGGGACGCGCCTGCGGCAGCGTCTCGATGGCTGGTACCGGGGCGAGTTGCACTGTCACACCCTCCATAGCGATGGCGATTCCCCGCCGGAAGCGCTGATCGCGCAGGCGCAGGGTCTGGGCCTGGATTTCCTGGCCATCACTGATCACAACGCGATCAGTCACCTGGTGGCGCTGGCGAAGCTTGGCCCGCAAGACATCACCATCATCCCTGGTTGCGAGGTGACGACGTACAAAGGCCACTGGAACGTCTGGGGGGTGGACGAGTGGATTGATTTCCGCACACTGACTCCAGAACTGATGCGTGCTTCCATCCAGCGCGCCAACGATCTGGGTTTCCTGACCAGCTGCAACCATCCGCGCCCCTACGGCCCGCCGTGGGAATTCACTGAGGTGCTCAACCAGCACTGTATCGAGGTCTGGAACGGGCCATGGGAAATCTTCAACCATACAGCTCTGGAACTATGGGATGCTCAGTTGCGGGCCGGGCGGCGGATGGTGGCGGTGGGCGGCAGCGACGCGCACAACCTGCAGAGCAACGCTGTGGCCCGAATTGGCACGCCGACGACCTGGATCTATACCCCTGAGGTCCCAACTGCCAGGGCGTTGCTGGAGGGGTTGCGAGCCGGGCACGCTTTCCTCAGTGGTAGCCCGGCTGGCCCGCAGCTTTACCTGCGAGCTGGCAGGACGCTGATGGGCGACACGATGGGGCGTCCTGACAGCGCGCTGCTGGCAGTACAGGTACGGGTGGTGGGCGGCAATGGGCTGATGCTGGAGCTGTGCACCGCGGATGGCTGCGTGGTGCGTCAGGCTGTCACAGCCGACGATCAGGCTTTTGCGCTGGAAGTGCCGGTGGCTGGAACGCCATATGTGCGCGCCCAGCTTGTGGAGCCGGAGAAACAGCCGCTGACCGTGCACGCCCTGACCAACCCGATTTACCTGGAGTAG